One window of Gemmatimonas aurantiaca genomic DNA carries:
- a CDS encoding DMT family transporter, producing the protein MSDGHHRTALRGTVAVVVSACCFGSISPLTVIATNHGMALESIQSWRYLTTAALLVVFGLWKQRSGTPSANAGAPQKAPWFSPRMLMLAGVGQATVATLALAALRWLPAATASFLFYTYPAWVALIAAVRGTEPLDRNRVGALLLSFVGLGAMVGAPDAASLAPLGVLVILAAAIVYALYIPLLGRLQVDRDPLDVARAIAVGGSVCFVTWGLVSGALLEPSAPIALLASLIQGVISAGAFLGFLVGLRLLGSVRTAITSTVEPFWTTLLGVLLLGQGIGAGTIIGGIAIMSAVLLLQRRPVPRAALSER; encoded by the coding sequence ATGTCGGACGGGCACCACCGCACCGCGCTCCGCGGGACGGTGGCCGTGGTGGTGAGCGCCTGCTGTTTCGGTTCCATCTCGCCGTTGACCGTCATTGCCACCAATCACGGCATGGCGCTCGAGAGCATCCAATCGTGGCGATATCTGACCACGGCGGCGCTGTTGGTCGTGTTCGGTCTCTGGAAACAACGGTCGGGGACGCCCTCGGCGAATGCGGGCGCCCCACAAAAAGCGCCCTGGTTCAGTCCCCGCATGCTGATGCTGGCCGGCGTGGGTCAGGCAACCGTTGCCACTCTGGCACTGGCGGCCCTGCGCTGGCTGCCGGCAGCGACGGCGTCGTTTCTTTTCTACACTTACCCCGCATGGGTCGCGCTCATCGCCGCGGTGCGCGGCACCGAGCCGCTCGACCGCAACCGGGTGGGGGCGCTCCTGCTGTCGTTCGTGGGATTGGGCGCCATGGTGGGCGCGCCGGATGCGGCGTCCCTCGCTCCCCTGGGTGTCCTGGTGATTCTCGCGGCCGCCATCGTGTATGCGCTCTACATTCCGCTGCTGGGACGCCTGCAGGTCGATCGTGATCCGCTGGACGTTGCACGGGCCATCGCGGTGGGTGGCTCGGTGTGTTTCGTCACCTGGGGACTCGTGAGTGGCGCTCTGCTGGAGCCTTCCGCGCCCATCGCTCTCCTCGCCAGTCTGATCCAGGGCGTGATCTCAGCGGGAGCGTTTCTGGGGTTTCTGGTGGGCCTCCGGCTCCTGGGTTCGGTCCGAACGGCCATCACATCGACGGTGGAGCCCTTCTGGACCACGTTACTTGGTGTGCTGCTGCTCGGTCAGGGAATCGGGGCTGGCACCATCATCGGTGGTATCGCCATCATGAGTGCCGTCCTGCTGCTGCAGCGTCGGCCCGTGCCCCGCGCGGCACTCTCCGAACGTTGA
- a CDS encoding cysteine desulfurase-like protein, whose protein sequence is MTGTDTPAQSSRIAPVEEIRARFPALRRREGDQTVAYFDGPGGTQVPQRVVDAMGEYLLHHNANTHWAYPTSAETDDLLLRSRAILADFLGATSREIAFGANMTTLLFHVARAIGRGLREGDEIIVTELDHHANVAPWQALARERGVVLRWLPLDPATFRHEEGAFERLLSARTKVVAVGAASNILGTVSDVSGMVARARDAGALTVVDAVHYAPHHLVDAESLGPDFLLCSAYKFYGPHVGVVYGRREATAALDLPRLEPAPDWVPECLETGTQNHEGIVGAAAAVEFLASLAEGDVVGFSRRARLAQVMTTLQNRGDVLFAYLWEHLARIDGVTLYGPPPGTPRTATLSFRVRGHTSEEVARALAPRGVYVSHGDFYATTVARKLGFADEGFVRAGCACYTTLDEIERLVDGVRALSHGAV, encoded by the coding sequence ATGACCGGCACCGACACGCCGGCACAGTCGTCCCGGATCGCCCCCGTCGAGGAAATCCGCGCCCGGTTTCCCGCCTTGCGTCGCCGCGAAGGTGATCAGACGGTGGCGTACTTCGATGGCCCCGGAGGTACCCAGGTGCCGCAGCGTGTCGTCGACGCCATGGGTGAGTATCTGCTGCATCACAACGCCAACACGCACTGGGCCTATCCCACCAGCGCGGAGACCGATGATCTGCTGCTGCGGTCGCGGGCGATTCTGGCGGATTTTCTGGGGGCGACTTCCAGAGAGATCGCCTTCGGCGCCAACATGACCACGTTGCTCTTCCACGTCGCCCGCGCCATCGGACGCGGATTGCGGGAAGGGGACGAGATCATCGTGACCGAACTCGATCACCATGCCAACGTCGCACCATGGCAGGCACTGGCACGGGAGCGCGGCGTGGTGCTGCGTTGGTTGCCCCTCGATCCCGCCACGTTCCGTCATGAGGAAGGAGCCTTCGAGCGGCTGCTTTCCGCGCGGACGAAGGTGGTGGCCGTCGGCGCGGCTTCGAATATCCTCGGTACGGTGAGTGATGTGAGCGGCATGGTGGCCCGCGCCCGCGACGCCGGTGCGCTCACCGTGGTCGATGCGGTGCACTATGCCCCGCATCACCTGGTCGACGCGGAATCCCTGGGCCCCGATTTCCTGTTGTGCAGCGCGTACAAATTTTACGGTCCGCATGTGGGCGTGGTGTATGGCCGCCGCGAAGCCACGGCGGCGCTCGATCTGCCGCGTCTCGAGCCGGCGCCGGATTGGGTGCCGGAATGCCTCGAGACTGGCACCCAGAATCACGAAGGCATCGTGGGGGCCGCGGCGGCCGTCGAGTTTCTGGCATCGCTCGCCGAGGGCGATGTCGTGGGATTCTCGCGACGCGCCCGTCTCGCGCAGGTGATGACCACGTTGCAGAATCGGGGGGATGTGCTCTTCGCGTATCTCTGGGAGCATCTCGCGCGCATCGATGGCGTGACCCTGTACGGTCCACCGCCGGGCACGCCACGAACCGCCACGTTGTCGTTCCGTGTACGCGGGCACACCAGCGAAGAGGTGGCGCGTGCGCTCGCACCCCGCGGCGTGTACGTCTCCCACGGCGATTTTTACGCGACCACGGTGGCGCGCAAGCTGGGTTTCGCCGACGAAGGCTTCGTGCGGGCGGGGTGTGCATGTTACACGACCCTCGACGAGATCGAACGGCTCGTCGACGGCGTGCGGGCGTTGTCGCACGGGGCGGTCTGA
- a CDS encoding NAD-dependent epimerase produces the protein MARILVTGAAGFIGYHTSERLLARGDEVVGLDNVNDYYDPTLKEARLARLARHPGFRMMRLELGDRDGVERVFREERFDRVIHLAAQAGVRYSLTNPHAYIDSNLVGFLHILEGCRHHGVQHLTYASSSSVYGANTAMPFSVHQNVDHPVSLYAATKKANELMAHTYSHLYGLPTTGLRFFTVYGPWGRPDMALFLFTKAILEGQPIDVFNHGKMQRDFTYVDDIVEGVIRTSDHIAAPNPDWDSDHPDPATSKAPYRIYNIGNNNPVELMHLIATLEQALGRTAEKRMLPIQPGDVPATYADVDALVQDVGFAPRTSIETGVANFVAWYRDYYRVGA, from the coding sequence ATGGCCAGGATTCTCGTGACCGGCGCCGCCGGCTTCATCGGATACCATACCAGCGAACGCCTGCTGGCGCGTGGTGACGAAGTCGTTGGACTGGACAACGTCAACGACTACTACGACCCCACGCTGAAGGAAGCCCGCCTCGCCCGTCTCGCGCGGCACCCGGGGTTCCGCATGATGCGCCTTGAACTGGGCGACCGCGATGGCGTCGAGCGAGTCTTCCGCGAGGAGCGGTTCGACCGGGTGATTCACCTGGCCGCGCAGGCTGGCGTGCGCTACTCCCTCACCAACCCGCACGCGTACATCGACAGCAACTTGGTCGGCTTTCTGCACATTCTCGAAGGCTGCCGGCACCATGGGGTGCAGCACCTCACGTATGCCTCGTCGTCGAGCGTGTACGGTGCCAATACGGCGATGCCGTTCTCGGTGCATCAGAACGTCGACCATCCCGTGTCCCTCTACGCCGCGACGAAGAAGGCCAACGAACTGATGGCGCACACCTACAGCCATCTGTACGGCCTGCCCACCACGGGCCTGCGATTCTTCACGGTGTACGGACCATGGGGACGCCCCGACATGGCGCTCTTCCTGTTCACGAAAGCCATTCTGGAAGGCCAACCCATCGACGTGTTCAACCACGGGAAGATGCAGCGGGACTTCACGTACGTGGACGACATCGTCGAGGGCGTGATCCGCACCAGCGACCATATCGCCGCCCCGAACCCCGACTGGGATTCCGACCACCCCGATCCCGCCACCAGCAAAGCGCCGTACCGAATTTACAATATCGGTAACAACAACCCGGTCGAATTGATGCATCTCATTGCCACGTTGGAGCAGGCGCTGGGGCGAACGGCGGAGAAGCGCATGCTGCCGATTCAACCAGGTGACGTGCCTGCGACCTATGCCGATGTGGATGCACTCGTGCAGGACGTGGGTTTCGCGCCCCGCACCTCCATCGAGACCGGTGTAGCGAACTTCGTGGCCTGGTACCGCGACTACTACCGCGTCGGAGCCTGA
- the glgB gene encoding 1,4-alpha-glucan branching protein GlgB: MSAHTPPPVSADDAIRLVRGESVAPHDLLGAHALVVDGVEGVVIRAWMPRARSIDVLIGDHRTTMEREASGIFSVFLPDRRLPLRYRFEVTDDEAQVRLVDDPYRFLPTIGDVDLHLFNEGRHLRLWEKMGAHPRTIDGVEGTAFAVWAPNATRVGVSGDFNRWDCRAHTMRRLGSSGVFELFIPGVEAGALYKYEIRTRTGSLRVKTDPFAAKLEQGPGHASIVQARSRYPWRDGRWLAQRAESDVRREPMLVYEVHLGSWIRGEDDRLLSYREIAPRLAAHVSTLGFTHVELLPVQEHPFGGSWGYQVGGYFAPTSRHGSPDDFRYLVDTLHEAGIGVLLDWVPAHFPKDDWALRRFDGTACYEHEDPRLGDHPEWGTHIFNYARHEVRNFLLANALYWIEEFHIDGLRVDAVASMLYLDYSREAGQWLRNRFGGRENLDAIAFLKQLNHAVQSLHPGVVTIAEESTSWPKVTAPIREGGLGFTLKWNMGWMHDTLDYFGIDPFFRKGAHDKLTFAMWYEYSERFMNPLSHDEVVHLKRSLLEKMPGDLWQKFANLRTLIGYSVTRPGKSLFFMGTEIAPHREWNHDASLDWHLLEDPRRRGLVDFMTALGGIYRTRPCFWRADYDPSGFRWIDVADREQSVLSYARVDGQSSTPSHALVVLNLTPVPRDAYRLGVPQSGRYRLLLNSDAAAFGGSGYSVFEEVATEPTAYHGFEQSIVLSLPPLAMLVLEPDAATTAPAPLLVVPDETMIVVDVETPAPARKTRARGSKTVGDAAPASATKKKAPAKAAPSAKTKKAAKSKARPEAAPQAAPQGTPQAKSKAGPEPQPETTHAAQPESRPKTRPRTRGKSPRKDQPE, translated from the coding sequence ATGTCTGCGCACACACCGCCTCCGGTTTCCGCCGACGACGCGATCCGCCTGGTTCGAGGGGAATCGGTCGCGCCGCACGACCTCCTCGGCGCTCACGCTCTGGTCGTCGACGGGGTCGAGGGCGTCGTGATCCGGGCCTGGATGCCCCGGGCCCGCAGCATCGATGTCCTGATCGGCGATCATCGCACGACCATGGAACGGGAAGCTTCGGGAATCTTCTCGGTGTTTCTCCCGGATCGCCGTCTCCCGCTGCGCTATCGGTTCGAAGTGACGGACGACGAGGCGCAGGTGCGGCTCGTCGACGATCCGTATCGCTTTCTGCCGACCATCGGAGACGTGGATCTGCATCTCTTCAACGAGGGACGCCATCTGCGTCTCTGGGAGAAGATGGGCGCCCATCCGCGGACGATCGACGGTGTGGAAGGCACGGCATTCGCGGTGTGGGCCCCCAACGCCACGCGCGTCGGTGTGTCCGGCGATTTCAACCGATGGGATTGTCGCGCGCACACGATGCGCCGCCTCGGATCGAGCGGTGTGTTCGAGCTGTTCATCCCCGGTGTGGAAGCGGGCGCACTCTACAAGTACGAAATCCGCACACGCACGGGATCGCTGCGCGTCAAGACGGATCCCTTCGCCGCAAAGCTCGAACAGGGACCGGGACATGCATCCATCGTGCAGGCCCGGAGCCGCTATCCGTGGCGCGATGGCCGATGGCTTGCGCAGCGTGCCGAATCGGATGTGCGGCGCGAGCCCATGCTCGTGTACGAAGTGCACCTCGGATCGTGGATACGTGGAGAGGACGATCGTCTGCTCTCCTATCGTGAAATCGCGCCGCGCCTGGCCGCTCATGTCTCGACGTTGGGATTCACCCACGTCGAACTGCTGCCGGTTCAGGAGCATCCGTTCGGGGGGTCGTGGGGATACCAGGTGGGTGGGTATTTTGCGCCCACCTCACGTCATGGATCGCCCGACGACTTCCGCTATCTCGTGGACACGCTGCACGAGGCGGGGATCGGTGTGCTGCTGGACTGGGTGCCGGCGCATTTTCCGAAAGACGACTGGGCGTTGCGTCGGTTCGACGGCACCGCGTGTTACGAACACGAAGATCCCCGTCTCGGTGATCACCCCGAATGGGGGACGCACATCTTCAACTACGCGCGTCACGAGGTGCGCAACTTCCTCCTGGCCAACGCGCTGTACTGGATCGAGGAGTTCCACATCGACGGTCTGCGTGTGGATGCCGTCGCATCCATGCTGTATCTCGACTACAGCCGCGAAGCGGGACAGTGGTTGCGCAACCGGTTCGGCGGGCGGGAGAACCTCGACGCGATCGCGTTTCTCAAGCAGCTCAATCACGCCGTCCAGTCGTTGCATCCCGGTGTGGTGACGATCGCCGAGGAAAGCACGTCGTGGCCCAAAGTCACCGCGCCGATCCGGGAAGGCGGGCTCGGTTTCACGCTGAAGTGGAACATGGGCTGGATGCACGACACGCTCGACTACTTCGGAATCGATCCGTTCTTCCGCAAGGGCGCGCACGACAAGCTGACGTTCGCCATGTGGTACGAATACAGCGAACGATTCATGAATCCGCTGTCGCACGACGAGGTGGTGCATCTCAAGCGTTCCTTGCTCGAGAAGATGCCGGGCGATCTGTGGCAGAAGTTCGCCAACCTGCGGACACTGATCGGCTACTCGGTCACGCGGCCCGGCAAGTCGCTCTTCTTCATGGGTACCGAAATCGCGCCCCATCGCGAGTGGAATCATGATGCGAGCCTCGACTGGCATCTGCTCGAGGATCCCCGCCGACGTGGACTGGTCGATTTCATGACGGCGCTCGGTGGGATCTATCGCACACGTCCGTGCTTCTGGCGCGCCGACTACGATCCGTCGGGTTTCCGCTGGATCGATGTCGCGGATCGCGAGCAGTCCGTGTTGTCGTACGCACGGGTCGACGGGCAGAGCTCCACCCCGTCGCATGCCCTGGTCGTGCTGAATCTGACGCCCGTGCCGCGTGACGCTTATCGCCTGGGGGTCCCGCAATCCGGCCGGTATCGCCTGCTGCTCAATTCCGACGCCGCGGCTTTTGGCGGCAGCGGGTATTCGGTGTTCGAAGAGGTGGCCACGGAGCCCACAGCCTATCACGGGTTCGAACAATCCATCGTGCTGTCGCTGCCGCCGCTGGCCATGCTGGTGCTGGAACCCGATGCCGCAACGACGGCGCCCGCGCCACTGCTGGTGGTGCCGGACGAGACGATGATCGTGGTTGACGTGGAAACGCCGGCGCCTGCACGAAAGACGCGTGCGCGTGGGAGCAAGACCGTCGGTGATGCGGCGCCTGCTTCGGCGACAAAGAAGAAGGCACCCGCAAAGGCGGCGCCCTCGGCCAAGACGAAGAAGGCAGCCAAGTCGAAAGCCAGGCCGGAGGCCGCGCCACAGGCCGCGCCACAGGGCACGCCACAGGCGAAGTCGAAAGCCGGCCCGGAACCGCAACCTGAAACCACCCACGCGGCACAACCGGAGAGCCGGCCGAAGACCAGGCCGCGCACCCGCGGGAAGTCACCCCGAAAGGATCAACCGGAATGA
- the mgtE gene encoding magnesium transporter, which yields MTPRANKDRPLAALIVPDLLELLEEHPASIGPQTEEMHPADLADVAEALPEEQVRAFLAALPRERAAEVMEYLDEDLRTQVLEELPAQQAAEIVAEMDPDERADALEELDDETIDEILQELEPAEKAETERLLQYDPYTAGGLMTTEFVSVQETLTVEESLRAVRTMARAGRREAMYTIYTTDTGGRLRGVLSLRELLAAPEGSRISEHAWTDVVSVSPDTPQEEVSQLTSNYDLVALPVVDQDRRLLGVVTVDDVIDVIQEEQTEDAQKFGGMQALEEPYMQVSLWQNVRKRAGWLSVLAVSEMFTASAMAHYQTDIDRATMLAQFVPLIISSGGNSGSQATSLIIRAMALGEVRLGDWWRIVLRELPAGLALGVILGLLAVARILTWQELGLYDYGVHHLLIALTVGVSLVGIVTFGSLTGSMLPFVLRRLGFDPASASAPFVATLVDVAGISIYFSVAYMMLSGTLL from the coding sequence ATGACGCCACGCGCCAACAAGGACCGGCCGCTTGCCGCGCTGATCGTACCGGACCTGCTCGAGCTTCTCGAAGAGCACCCGGCAAGCATCGGCCCGCAAACGGAGGAAATGCACCCGGCCGACCTCGCCGACGTGGCAGAGGCGCTGCCGGAGGAACAGGTGCGTGCGTTCCTCGCCGCGCTCCCGAGGGAGCGTGCGGCCGAGGTGATGGAGTATCTCGACGAAGATCTCCGCACGCAGGTGCTCGAGGAGCTGCCGGCCCAGCAGGCCGCCGAGATCGTCGCCGAGATGGATCCCGACGAGCGCGCCGATGCGCTCGAGGAACTCGACGACGAGACCATCGACGAGATCCTGCAGGAACTCGAGCCCGCGGAGAAGGCCGAGACCGAACGCCTGCTGCAGTACGACCCATACACCGCCGGCGGCCTCATGACCACCGAGTTCGTCTCGGTGCAGGAGACGTTGACGGTGGAAGAGTCGTTGCGCGCCGTCCGGACCATGGCCCGGGCGGGGCGTCGTGAAGCGATGTACACGATCTACACCACCGATACGGGCGGACGGCTGCGCGGCGTGCTGTCGCTGCGGGAATTGCTGGCCGCCCCCGAAGGGTCACGCATCAGCGAGCATGCCTGGACCGACGTGGTGAGCGTGTCGCCGGACACGCCGCAGGAAGAGGTGTCGCAACTCACGTCCAACTACGACCTCGTGGCGCTGCCCGTCGTCGATCAGGACCGGCGCCTGCTGGGTGTGGTCACGGTCGACGACGTCATCGACGTCATCCAGGAAGAACAGACCGAGGACGCGCAGAAGTTCGGCGGTATGCAGGCGCTCGAAGAGCCCTACATGCAGGTGAGCCTGTGGCAGAACGTCCGCAAACGGGCCGGCTGGCTGTCGGTGCTCGCCGTCAGCGAGATGTTCACCGCATCGGCGATGGCGCACTATCAGACGGACATCGACCGGGCGACGATGCTCGCGCAGTTCGTGCCGCTCATCATCAGCTCCGGCGGCAACTCCGGCTCGCAGGCAACGTCCCTCATCATCCGTGCCATGGCACTCGGCGAAGTGCGCCTCGGCGACTGGTGGCGCATCGTATTGCGCGAACTGCCCGCGGGGCTGGCGCTGGGCGTGATTCTGGGCCTGCTCGCGGTGGCACGCATTCTCACCTGGCAGGAGCTCGGGCTCTACGACTACGGCGTACACCACCTCCTGATCGCGCTCACGGTGGGGGTTTCGCTGGTGGGCATCGTGACGTTCGGCTCGCTGACGGGCTCGATGTTGCCCTTCGTGCTCCGTCGACTCGGCTTCGATCCGGCGAGTGCCTCCGCGCCGTTCGTCGCGACACTGGTGGACGTGGCCGGCATCAGCATCTACTTCAGCGTCGCCTACATGATGCTCAGCGGCACGCTGTTGTGA
- a CDS encoding SURF1 family protein — MSRGKLLGFGLLTAIAVFVCVRLGIWQLHRLGERQAQNAVVSERGAMPPLDLASLQGQDTTVTHWRRVRVHALADYAHEAVHATRSQAGAPGVHLLTPIIALDGGWADTAIVLVRGYIYSPDARTIDHDKVREGDTLTLDALVLSYPPARVERVTLPSNPRAVRVLNHDSLSRIMGQPLAPFLLLALGDTTVTDVAKLTRIPPPSLGEGPHRSYAFQWFGFATVFLVGFVAVARSKRPPKA, encoded by the coding sequence ATGAGTCGCGGCAAGCTGCTGGGCTTCGGCCTGCTGACGGCGATCGCCGTGTTCGTCTGTGTGCGCCTCGGGATCTGGCAGTTGCATCGACTCGGTGAACGGCAGGCGCAGAATGCCGTCGTGAGCGAACGCGGAGCGATGCCACCGCTCGATCTCGCTTCGTTGCAGGGGCAGGACACCACTGTCACGCATTGGCGGCGTGTCCGCGTGCATGCGCTGGCCGACTATGCGCACGAGGCCGTGCATGCGACACGTTCACAGGCCGGTGCGCCGGGCGTGCATCTGCTGACGCCAATCATCGCGCTGGATGGTGGATGGGCCGACACGGCCATCGTGCTGGTGCGGGGCTATATCTACTCACCCGATGCGCGGACGATCGATCACGACAAGGTGCGGGAAGGCGATACGCTGACGCTCGACGCCCTGGTGCTTTCCTATCCGCCCGCGCGCGTCGAACGTGTCACACTGCCTTCGAACCCGCGCGCGGTGCGTGTGCTCAACCACGACTCGCTGTCGCGCATCATGGGACAGCCACTCGCGCCGTTCCTGCTGCTGGCGCTGGGCGATACGACCGTCACCGATGTCGCGAAACTGACGCGCATTCCTCCCCCCTCCCTGGGGGAGGGGCCGCATCGTTCGTATGCGTTCCAGTGGTTCGGCTTCGCGACGGTGTTTCTGGTGGGCTTCGTGGCCGTGGCGCGCAGCAAGCGTCCACCGAAGGCATGA
- a CDS encoding NAD(P)-dependent oxidoreductase produces MPRVAFLGLGAIGTPMARHLARPEYDLVVWNRTTARATAFVAQHGAAQGVRLAATPAEAGRDRDIIVTCLPVSRDVEGLLDGPDGLLATLPSGAVLVDCTSGDPVTSRRIAERLAARGIGFLDAPVSGGVSGAEQGALTIMVGGDETLLERVRPVLECFGKRIVHCGGIGAGDALKAVNNALLAMHIWGTAEGLVALEKAGVRSDVALDVINTSSGRSNASMNLFPERVLTRAFPRTFRLALLDKDVGIAADLAREQQIVSPLLQLTAELFRQAHRELGEDADHVESVQVVERLGGGTIGGKRDAAEST; encoded by the coding sequence ATGCCTCGTGTCGCCTTTCTCGGATTGGGAGCCATCGGAACGCCCATGGCCCGGCACCTCGCCCGCCCGGAGTACGATCTCGTGGTCTGGAACCGCACGACGGCCCGTGCCACGGCCTTCGTGGCCCAGCATGGGGCTGCACAGGGCGTGCGGTTGGCGGCCACTCCCGCAGAGGCGGGGCGCGACCGTGACATCATCGTGACGTGCCTGCCGGTTTCCCGCGATGTGGAAGGGCTGCTGGACGGTCCTGACGGCCTCCTGGCCACGCTGCCATCGGGTGCGGTGCTGGTGGACTGCACATCGGGTGATCCGGTGACGTCGCGGCGCATCGCCGAACGTCTGGCGGCGCGTGGTATCGGTTTTCTCGACGCGCCGGTATCGGGGGGCGTGAGCGGCGCCGAGCAGGGGGCGCTCACGATCATGGTGGGAGGCGACGAGACCCTGCTCGAACGGGTGCGGCCGGTGCTCGAATGTTTCGGCAAGCGTATCGTTCATTGCGGTGGCATCGGGGCCGGCGACGCGCTCAAGGCCGTGAACAACGCCCTGCTGGCCATGCACATCTGGGGAACGGCCGAAGGGCTGGTCGCACTCGAGAAAGCGGGTGTGCGTTCCGACGTGGCCCTCGATGTGATCAACACCTCGAGCGGCCGGTCCAACGCCAGCATGAATCTGTTTCCCGAGCGGGTGCTCACGCGCGCCTTTCCGCGTACGTTCCGTCTGGCGCTGCTCGACAAGGACGTCGGCATCGCCGCCGATCTCGCGCGCGAACAGCAGATCGTGTCGCCTTTGCTGCAGCTCACGGCGGAGCTGTTCCGGCAGGCGCATCGCGAACTGGGTGAAGACGCGGATCACGTGGAGTCGGTGCAGGTGGTGGAGCGCCTCGGCGGTGGAACGATCGGCGGTAAACGTGATGCGGCGGAGTCGACATGA
- a CDS encoding acyl-CoA thioesterase, with product MTERAVRPVSASQHETSELIMPHDANILGHAFGGAIMAMVDKAAAVAAFRHARTACVTASIDRVDFREPIHVGDLVTCKASVNFVGTTSMEVGVRVEAEDLIGGTRRHTNTCYLTFVAIDRNGRPVPVALVQPENEEQERRYEAAQARRQRRLEERQAEAASDERVHQR from the coding sequence ATGACCGAACGCGCCGTGCGTCCCGTCTCCGCATCCCAGCATGAAACGAGTGAGCTCATCATGCCGCACGATGCCAATATCCTTGGTCACGCGTTCGGCGGTGCGATCATGGCCATGGTCGACAAGGCGGCGGCCGTGGCGGCGTTCCGGCATGCCCGCACGGCGTGCGTGACGGCATCGATCGATCGGGTCGATTTCCGGGAGCCCATTCACGTGGGTGATCTCGTGACCTGCAAGGCGTCGGTGAATTTCGTGGGCACCACGTCCATGGAAGTGGGAGTGCGTGTGGAAGCCGAGGATCTCATCGGTGGCACACGGCGCCATACCAACACGTGCTATCTCACGTTCGTGGCCATCGATCGCAATGGACGTCCGGTACCGGTGGCGCTGGTGCAACCGGAGAACGAGGAGCAGGAGCGTCGCTACGAAGCCGCGCAGGCGCGCCGCCAGCGTCGGCTCGAGGAGCGGCAGGCGGAAGCCGCGTCCGACGAAAGGGTACACCAGCGTTGA
- a CDS encoding UDP-glucose/GDP-mannose dehydrogenase family protein, with product MRIAMVGSGYVGLVSGACFAEFGPNVVCVDVSESRIERLRRGEIPIYEPGLDELVEKGLRSGRLTFTTDLASAVSSADAVFIAVGTPSRRGDGHADLRYVEAAAADIARHLTGYTVVVTKSTVPVGTGRRVAEIIKSTNPDADFDVVSNPEFLREGSAIGDFMRPDRVVIGAESARAEEVMRAVYRPLYLLETPMVVTTLETAELTKYAANAFLATKITFINEMADLCEKVGANVQDVAQAMGLDGRIGRTFLHAGPGFGGSCFPKDTVALVRTAQEYGAPARLVEAVVQVNETRKGAMASRVIQACGGSVRGKTIGVLGVAFKPNTDDMRAAPSLSIIPALQDAGAAVRAYDPAAMKEAAELIADVTWCGHAYDVATGCDALVLITEWNEFRALDLEQLGGMMRQRVLVDLRNVYRPHEARAHGFLYRSIGRN from the coding sequence ATGCGGATCGCCATGGTCGGCAGTGGATATGTAGGACTCGTTTCCGGGGCCTGTTTCGCGGAATTCGGACCCAATGTGGTGTGTGTGGATGTGTCGGAGTCGCGTATCGAGCGACTCCGACGTGGCGAGATTCCCATTTACGAACCGGGACTCGACGAACTGGTGGAGAAGGGGCTGCGATCCGGCCGCCTGACGTTCACCACCGATCTGGCATCGGCCGTCTCATCGGCCGACGCCGTCTTCATTGCCGTGGGCACACCGTCGCGCCGCGGCGATGGCCATGCGGATCTGCGATACGTGGAAGCCGCCGCCGCCGATATCGCGCGACACCTCACGGGCTACACGGTCGTGGTCACCAAGAGCACGGTGCCCGTGGGGACGGGGCGCCGGGTGGCGGAGATCATCAAGAGCACGAACCCCGATGCCGATTTCGACGTGGTGTCGAACCCGGAGTTTCTTCGTGAGGGGTCGGCCATCGGCGATTTCATGCGACCCGACCGGGTGGTGATCGGCGCCGAGTCGGCACGGGCGGAAGAGGTCATGCGTGCGGTGTATCGCCCGCTCTATCTGCTGGAAACGCCGATGGTGGTGACGACGCTGGAGACCGCCGAACTCACCAAGTACGCCGCCAATGCATTCCTCGCCACCAAGATCACGTTCATCAACGAGATGGCCGATCTCTGCGAGAAGGTGGGCGCGAATGTGCAGGACGTGGCCCAGGCCATGGGGTTGGATGGACGCATCGGTCGCACATTCCTGCACGCCGGCCCGGGATTCGGCGGCTCCTGCTTTCCCAAGGACACCGTGGCGCTCGTGCGCACCGCGCAGGAATACGGGGCACCGGCGCGGCTGGTGGAAGCGGTCGTGCAGGTCAACGAGACCCGGAAAGGGGCCATGGCGTCACGGGTGATCCAGGCCTGCGGCGGCAGTGTGCGCGGCAAGACGATCGGGGTACTCGGCGTGGCGTTCAAACCCAACACCGACGACATGCGCGCCGCGCCCAGTCTGTCCATCATTCCGGCGCTGCAGGATGCCGGTGCGGCGGTGCGCGCCTACGATCCGGCGGCCATGAAGGAAGCGGCGGAGCTGATCGCCGATGTGACCTGGTGTGGACACGCGTACGACGTGGCCACCGGCTGTGACGCCCTCGTGTTGATCACCGAGTGGAACGAGTTCCGCGCGCTCGATCTCGAGCAGTTGGGCGGCATGATGCGCCAGCGGGTGCTGGTCGATCTGCGCAACGTCTATCGCCCCCACGAAGCGCGGGCGCATGGCTTCCTGTACCGGAGCATCGGGCGGAACTGA